A section of the Deinococcus taeanensis genome encodes:
- a CDS encoding sensor histidine kinase, which translates to MPDLEPPQESPLPLLEQRVASLEAELQASRQDALTLFTEAPVPYLLLTAQGRIQEVNRAASGLLGRSREVLIGRHFSQFLAPESQGSFELLLGQAVQHGLSRRGEAQLLHADGSTFEVLLDLDAEKVDGDFRRFRLVLTDITAYKQAHASLLDTTAAQQEQLAQHSVRIRELNQELEQVMTVFVQQLHQPLTRAMNFLGLARTERTPQEQQQALLHTEQAVQQVFALMASIDRYMQMRSMRVRLRPVDLHSVLKEVRKNAQPAMADRNVQLTFDPLPTLQGDPRALYLVLDEYIANALKFTKEREMARIHLRVKDLETEYHIGVEDNGTGFNMRQKDRLFRLFSRLHSSKVYEGSGVGLITVRRSCLRFGGRVWAEGKVDQGATFWFAWPKQPAIRD; encoded by the coding sequence ATGCCCGATCTCGAGCCCCCACAGGAGTCCCCGTTGCCGCTTCTTGAGCAGAGGGTGGCGTCGCTGGAAGCTGAACTTCAGGCCAGCCGGCAGGACGCTCTGACGCTGTTCACAGAAGCGCCCGTTCCGTACCTGCTGCTCACCGCCCAGGGCCGGATTCAGGAGGTGAACCGCGCAGCCTCGGGGCTTCTGGGGCGCAGCCGCGAGGTGCTGATCGGCCGGCATTTCAGTCAGTTTCTCGCGCCGGAATCGCAAGGGTCCTTTGAGCTGCTACTCGGGCAGGCGGTCCAGCACGGCCTGAGCCGCCGCGGCGAAGCGCAGCTGCTCCACGCGGACGGGTCCACTTTCGAGGTGCTGCTGGACCTCGACGCCGAGAAGGTGGACGGCGACTTCCGCCGGTTCCGTCTGGTCCTGACGGACATTACCGCGTACAAACAGGCGCACGCGAGTCTGCTGGACACCACGGCCGCCCAGCAGGAGCAACTGGCGCAGCACAGCGTGCGCATCCGGGAACTGAATCAGGAACTTGAGCAGGTGATGACCGTCTTCGTCCAGCAGCTTCACCAGCCCCTGACGCGCGCCATGAATTTCCTGGGCCTGGCCCGCACCGAGCGTACGCCGCAGGAACAGCAGCAGGCGCTGCTGCACACCGAGCAGGCGGTGCAGCAGGTGTTCGCCCTGATGGCCTCCATTGACCGGTACATGCAGATGCGCTCCATGCGCGTTCGCCTGCGGCCCGTGGATCTGCACAGCGTCCTGAAGGAAGTCCGCAAGAATGCCCAGCCAGCCATGGCGGACCGGAACGTGCAGCTCACCTTCGACCCGCTGCCCACGCTGCAGGGCGACCCCCGCGCGCTGTACCTGGTTCTGGACGAGTACATCGCGAACGCCCTGAAATTCACCAAGGAGCGGGAAATGGCCCGCATTCACCTGCGGGTCAAGGACCTTGAGACGGAGTACCACATTGGTGTGGAGGACAACGGCACGGGCTTCAACATGCGGCAGAAGGACCGGCTGTTCCGGCTGTTCAGCCGCCTGCACTCCTCGAAGGTGTACGAGGGCAGTGGCGTAGGACTCATCACGGTGCGGCGCTCCTGCCTCCGGTTCGGGGGGCGCGTGTGGGCCGAAGGAAAGGTGGATCAGGGCGCCACGTTCTGGTTCGCGTGGCCCAAACAGCCGGCTATCCGGGATTAA
- a CDS encoding VC0807 family protein produces MSQAAPTPTPARKTRVPKTVWDLIFTLLIPIMILSPNILGSGISIAEQVFGGGTAGNIRAYLLAALIPVGYVVWDLAVNRNVSPVALIGGAGALLSGALAFWYVDGFWYAVKDSARSYLTGVLFLLSAATSVPLFRVFIDASSIGESPEHRAATQAAMRDPGVHRGLVLGTVVFAVVDLIGGVVNSAVNYSRVTAKFGTDAFNAQVAEVNALMRVPGLLISLAGVLGAVWLLNRAVKARYGEGASLFEPGKLAERLRERGEPVA; encoded by the coding sequence ATGAGCCAAGCGGCCCCCACCCCCACGCCCGCCCGGAAAACCCGCGTGCCCAAGACCGTCTGGGACCTGATCTTCACGCTGCTGATTCCGATCATGATTCTCAGTCCGAACATCCTGGGCAGCGGCATCAGCATTGCCGAGCAGGTCTTCGGCGGCGGCACGGCCGGGAACATCCGCGCGTACCTGCTGGCGGCGCTGATTCCCGTCGGGTACGTCGTGTGGGACCTCGCCGTGAACCGCAACGTGAGTCCTGTGGCCCTGATCGGCGGGGCGGGCGCGCTGCTGAGCGGCGCGCTGGCCTTCTGGTACGTGGACGGCTTCTGGTACGCCGTGAAGGACAGCGCCCGCTCGTACCTGACGGGCGTGCTGTTCCTGCTGAGCGCCGCGACCAGCGTGCCGCTGTTCCGGGTGTTTATTGACGCCAGCTCCATCGGGGAGAGCCCGGAGCACCGCGCCGCCACGCAGGCGGCCATGCGCGACCCGGGCGTTCACCGCGGGCTGGTGCTGGGGACCGTGGTGTTCGCCGTGGTGGACCTGATCGGTGGGGTGGTGAACAGCGCCGTGAATTACAGCCGGGTGACTGCGAAGTTCGGCACGGACGCCTTCAATGCGCAGGTGGCCGAGGTGAACGCCCTGATGCGCGTGCCGGGCCTGCTTATCAGCCTGGCGGGCGTGCTGGGCGCCGTGTGGCTGCTGAACCGGGCGGTGAAGGCCCGTTACGGTGAGGGCGCGAGCCTGTTCGAGCCGGGCAAGCTCGCCGAACGGCTGCGTGAACGGGGCGAGCCGGTCGCCTGA
- a CDS encoding NAD-dependent malic enzyme, translating to MPKSLPVSRYYDVKRDDQGQRYITVNVTGLALLQNPLLNKTTAFTPQERRELDLEGLIPPHTSTFDEQKERTYLRYLKCSTDLEKHEYLRALQDRNEVLFYAILEDHLEEMLPIIYTPTVGEAVRHYSSNYRYPRGFTVSTGDIDRVEDMLENVTVNDVRMIVATDSSAILGIGDQGFGGMAISIGKLSLYTAAGGVGPDKTLPVELDVGTNRQDLIDDPLYLGVHHKRLTGAAYDAFLDAFVEAVAQRYPKAIIQWEDFSRGTAFRVLDRYRRVVPSFNDDIQGTGAMALAGLMRATQIKGERLQDQVFVIAGAGAAGIGVAMAIRQGLMAEGLSAGQANARVFVVDRHGLLMDGQPDLEEQQLSFVRRPEDIAGWTFAGEYPSMHDVIVNSGATTLLGFTGVPGLFRQESIEAMLAHTPRPIVFPLSNPSSHVEARPADVIHWTKGGAIIASGSPFPDVEYEGKRYPVGQGNNAFIFPGLGFGAIASRAREITDNMVMEAARTLAAFTQRYGERVYPPIGDLRELSIQVAVNVALQAIRDGVCAERRIRNMTREELEAVIRDRAWEPRYLPLRRT from the coding sequence ATGCCGAAATCCCTTCCCGTCTCCCGGTACTACGACGTGAAACGCGACGATCAGGGTCAGCGTTACATCACTGTCAACGTCACGGGACTGGCCCTGCTGCAAAACCCGCTGCTGAACAAGACCACGGCCTTCACGCCCCAGGAGCGCCGTGAACTGGATCTCGAAGGCCTGATTCCGCCGCACACCAGCACCTTCGACGAGCAGAAGGAACGCACCTACCTGCGGTACCTCAAGTGCAGCACCGACCTTGAGAAACACGAGTACCTGCGCGCCCTTCAGGACCGCAACGAGGTGCTGTTCTACGCCATCCTCGAAGATCACCTGGAGGAGATGCTGCCCATCATCTACACGCCCACCGTGGGCGAGGCCGTGCGGCACTACTCCAGCAACTACCGCTACCCGCGCGGCTTCACGGTCAGCACCGGCGACATCGACCGGGTGGAGGACATGCTGGAGAACGTCACCGTGAACGACGTCCGCATGATCGTGGCCACCGATTCCAGCGCCATCCTGGGCATCGGGGATCAGGGTTTCGGCGGCATGGCGATCAGCATCGGGAAACTCAGCCTGTACACCGCGGCGGGCGGCGTCGGCCCCGACAAGACCCTGCCTGTGGAACTCGACGTGGGCACCAACCGCCAGGACCTCATCGACGATCCGCTGTACCTGGGCGTGCACCACAAACGCCTGACCGGCGCGGCGTACGACGCGTTCCTGGACGCGTTCGTGGAGGCCGTGGCGCAGCGCTACCCCAAGGCGATCATTCAGTGGGAGGACTTCAGCCGCGGCACCGCCTTCCGCGTGCTCGACCGTTACCGGCGCGTGGTGCCCAGCTTCAACGACGACATCCAGGGCACCGGCGCCATGGCCCTGGCCGGGCTGATGCGCGCCACGCAGATCAAAGGCGAACGCCTGCAGGACCAGGTGTTCGTGATCGCCGGCGCGGGCGCGGCCGGTATTGGCGTGGCCATGGCCATCCGTCAGGGCCTGATGGCCGAAGGCCTGAGCGCCGGGCAGGCGAACGCCCGGGTGTTCGTCGTGGACCGCCACGGCCTGCTCATGGACGGCCAGCCGGACCTGGAAGAACAGCAGCTGAGCTTCGTGCGCCGCCCTGAAGACATCGCGGGCTGGACCTTTGCCGGCGAGTACCCCAGCATGCACGACGTGATCGTGAACAGCGGCGCCACCACCCTGCTGGGCTTCACGGGGGTCCCCGGGCTGTTCCGGCAGGAGAGCATCGAGGCGATGCTGGCCCACACGCCCCGCCCCATCGTGTTCCCGCTGAGCAACCCCAGCAGTCACGTCGAGGCCCGCCCCGCCGACGTGATTCACTGGACGAAGGGCGGCGCGATCATTGCGTCCGGCAGTCCCTTTCCAGACGTGGAGTACGAAGGGAAACGCTATCCGGTCGGGCAGGGCAACAACGCCTTCATCTTCCCCGGCCTGGGCTTCGGCGCCATCGCCAGCCGCGCCCGCGAGATCACCGACAACATGGTCATGGAAGCCGCCCGTACCCTCGCCGCGTTCACGCAGCGGTACGGCGAGCGGGTCTACCCGCCCATCGGCGACCTGCGCGAACTCAGCATTCAGGTGGCCGTGAACGTGGCCCTGCAGGCCATCCGTGACGGGGTCTGCGCCGAGCGCCGCATTCGCAACATGACCCGTGAGGAACTCGAAGCGGTCATCCGCGACCGCGCCTGGGAACCCCGCTACCTGCCGCTGCGCCGCACCTGA
- a CDS encoding thioesterase family protein, with protein MQVIPEGFTRTLTVTVTDEMTVNFGELGRLHPVYATYWMARHFEEAGRKIILPFLEDGEGGIGTQVDVTHTASALPGMQVTVTATFERMDGRRIVASMVAVNELGDEIGRGHTTQMVLPQARIDAGFDTLRARWAGRAPD; from the coding sequence ATGCAAGTCATTCCTGAGGGGTTCACCCGGACCCTGACCGTGACCGTCACCGACGAGATGACCGTGAACTTCGGGGAACTGGGCCGCCTGCACCCCGTGTACGCCACGTACTGGATGGCCCGGCACTTCGAGGAGGCGGGCCGCAAGATCATCCTGCCGTTCCTGGAGGACGGTGAGGGCGGCATCGGCACGCAGGTGGACGTCACGCACACGGCGTCCGCCCTGCCCGGCATGCAGGTCACCGTCACCGCCACCTTTGAACGCATGGACGGCCGCCGGATCGTGGCGAGCATGGTGGCGGTGAACGAGCTGGGCGATGAGATCGGGCGGGGGCACACCACGCAGATGGTGCTGCCCCAGGCGCGCATTGACGCGGGTTTCGACACGCTCCGCGCGCGCTGGGCCGGCCGGGCGCCGGACTGA
- the dnaX gene encoding DNA polymerase III subunit gamma/tau, protein MSAIYQRARPVRWEDVVGQEHVKDVLRAALEQGRVGHAYLFSGPRGVGKTTTARLIAMTANCSGPMPRPCGECDSCLAVRAGSHPDVMEIDAASNNSVDDVRDLREKVGLAAMRGGKKIYILDEAHMMSRAAFNALLKTLEEPPGHVIFILATTEPEKIIPTILSRCQHYRFRRLTPEEIAGKLTGLTQREGVRADADALHLIGRLADGAMRDGESLLERMLAAGNAITRAAVEDALGLPPGERVRSVAAALVTGDAGAALSGAASLYRDGFAARTVVEGLVAALGAALHAELGLSAEGRLEGAEMPRLLKLQAALDEQEARFARAADQQSLELALTHALLAADSSPGGGAPAGASAAAAAAAVPADLSARLTRLEKELAALRAQPARTAAPIPDADPGARRAPPTPRAAPNSTTPAPAPTGGTWADVTRQASLQLRAFLKPARQHAEPGYVSLTYDDRNAFHAKQVAAKFDEIGRIVLAVFGPVTFELIAPEGSRRANLGDAGAAAALNPATPPIPAPARSELARPEQPATRGPDPRTPEAQAPEAPLAAQPLPSGPQPDIAPFDPARSAPRRSSGARGPDLAPVESSAAAPPAAPTSRGASVATLPPPLPERRVPPPSPDDVSAAPLPGPPPPSQTRVTQPAPAPADAQGGDRAPSRELYVVEPITEEPDWDAFGAPALLDGLPPEEDMPFAQYSAARPTPAPRPAPPPAPAAEAKAPAGRPGDIRAHPMYEDIRARFGGRVREIGKNRNTPPLVTDLGDLPEEDEE, encoded by the coding sequence GTGAGCGCCATCTACCAGCGGGCGCGGCCCGTGCGCTGGGAGGACGTGGTCGGGCAGGAACACGTCAAGGACGTCCTGCGCGCCGCGCTGGAACAGGGCCGCGTGGGGCACGCCTACCTGTTCAGCGGCCCGCGCGGCGTCGGCAAGACCACCACCGCCCGCCTGATCGCCATGACCGCCAACTGCAGCGGCCCGATGCCCCGCCCCTGCGGGGAGTGCGACAGCTGCCTCGCGGTGCGCGCCGGGTCGCACCCGGACGTCATGGAGATCGACGCCGCCAGCAACAACAGCGTGGACGACGTCCGCGACCTGCGTGAGAAAGTCGGCCTGGCCGCCATGCGCGGCGGCAAGAAGATCTACATCCTCGACGAGGCGCACATGATGAGCCGCGCGGCGTTCAACGCGCTGCTCAAAACCCTGGAGGAACCACCCGGGCACGTGATCTTCATCCTGGCGACCACCGAACCGGAAAAGATCATCCCCACCATCCTGTCACGCTGCCAGCACTACCGCTTCCGCCGCCTGACCCCGGAGGAGATCGCCGGGAAACTCACCGGCCTGACGCAGCGCGAAGGTGTGCGTGCCGACGCTGACGCCCTGCACCTGATCGGCCGCCTCGCGGACGGCGCCATGCGCGACGGCGAAAGCCTCCTGGAACGCATGCTGGCCGCCGGGAACGCCATCACCCGCGCCGCGGTGGAGGACGCCCTGGGGCTTCCCCCCGGTGAACGCGTGCGCTCCGTCGCCGCGGCCCTCGTAACCGGGGACGCCGGCGCGGCCCTCAGCGGCGCCGCGAGCCTGTACCGCGACGGCTTCGCCGCCCGCACCGTCGTCGAGGGCCTCGTGGCCGCGCTGGGCGCCGCGCTGCACGCCGAACTGGGACTCAGCGCCGAAGGGCGCCTGGAGGGCGCAGAGATGCCCCGCCTGCTGAAACTTCAGGCCGCGCTGGACGAACAGGAAGCCCGGTTCGCGCGGGCAGCCGACCAGCAGAGCCTCGAACTGGCGCTCACGCACGCCCTGCTGGCCGCCGACAGCAGCCCAGGCGGGGGGGCTCCGGCCGGGGCGTCCGCCGCCGCCGCCGCCGCCGCGGTGCCCGCCGACCTGAGCGCCCGCCTGACCCGCCTGGAAAAGGAACTGGCCGCGCTGCGCGCCCAGCCCGCCCGGACCGCCGCACCCATCCCGGATGCCGACCCCGGCGCGCGCCGCGCGCCCCCCACGCCGCGCGCGGCCCCCAACAGCACCACCCCGGCCCCCGCGCCCACCGGCGGCACCTGGGCCGACGTGACCCGGCAGGCCAGCCTGCAGCTGCGCGCCTTTCTCAAACCGGCGCGTCAGCACGCCGAACCCGGCTACGTCAGCCTCACCTACGATGACCGCAACGCTTTCCACGCCAAGCAGGTCGCCGCGAAATTCGACGAGATCGGCCGGATCGTCCTGGCGGTCTTCGGGCCGGTCACCTTCGAACTGATCGCCCCGGAAGGCTCACGGCGTGCCAACCTGGGCGACGCGGGTGCCGCCGCTGCCCTCAACCCCGCGACCCCACCGATTCCGGCCCCCGCCCGGAGCGAACTTGCCCGCCCGGAGCAGCCGGCCACCCGGGGGCCTGACCCCCGGACACCTGAAGCCCAGGCGCCCGAGGCGCCCCTGGCCGCCCAGCCGCTGCCCTCCGGCCCACAACCGGATATCGCGCCGTTCGACCCTGCCCGCAGCGCCCCCCGGCGCAGCAGCGGCGCGCGCGGCCCGGACCTCGCACCCGTCGAGAGCAGCGCCGCGGCGCCGCCGGCCGCACCCACCTCCCGCGGGGCCAGCGTGGCGACCCTGCCACCCCCCCTGCCTGAACGGCGCGTCCCCCCGCCCAGCCCGGATGACGTGAGTGCCGCCCCCCTCCCCGGGCCGCCGCCACCCAGCCAGACGCGGGTCACGCAGCCCGCCCCGGCTCCCGCCGACGCGCAGGGCGGTGACCGTGCGCCCAGCCGGGAACTGTACGTCGTGGAACCCATCACCGAGGAGCCAGACTGGGACGCGTTCGGGGCGCCCGCCCTGCTCGACGGCCTGCCGCCCGAGGAGGACATGCCGTTTGCGCAGTACAGCGCTGCGCGCCCCACCCCCGCCCCCCGGCCGGCCCCACCACCCGCCCCGGCCGCGGAGGCCAAAGCTCCCGCGGGCCGTCCGGGTGACATCCGCGCGCACCCCATGTACGAGGACATCCGCGCCCGTTTCGGTGGCCGCGTCCGGGAGATCGGCAAGAACCGCAACACTCCGCCCCTCGTGACTGACCTGGGTGACCTGCCCGAAGAGGACGAAGAATAA
- the hisA gene encoding 1-(5-phosphoribosyl)-5-[(5-phosphoribosylamino)methylideneamino]imidazole-4-carboxamide isomerase — protein sequence MSAPLIIPCVDIQSGRAVRLFEGDPDRETVYFDSPLDAARHWVNLGAGLVHLVDLDAATGRGENRAVIRAITADLGVPVEVGGGIRSREAAEDLLQLGVERVVIGTAAVQQPELVRDLIAAHGPERVVVSLDARGLEVATHGWAQGSGVMVADLTPALAGAGLETLIFTDVTRDGTLRGLDRDLMRQVRQLWTNTLIVGGGVANVEDVQLLREERIEGAIVGRAIYEGTLPYPVQLN from the coding sequence ATGAGTGCTCCGCTGATCATTCCCTGCGTGGACATCCAGTCCGGCCGCGCCGTGCGCCTGTTTGAAGGCGACCCGGACCGTGAGACCGTGTACTTCGACTCGCCGCTGGACGCCGCGCGCCACTGGGTGAACCTGGGCGCCGGACTGGTGCACCTCGTGGACCTGGACGCCGCCACAGGCCGCGGTGAGAACCGCGCCGTGATCCGCGCCATCACCGCGGACCTGGGCGTGCCCGTGGAGGTCGGCGGCGGCATCCGCAGCCGCGAGGCGGCCGAGGACCTGCTGCAACTGGGGGTGGAGCGCGTGGTGATCGGCACGGCCGCCGTGCAGCAGCCGGAACTCGTGCGGGACCTGATTGCCGCGCACGGCCCGGAGCGGGTGGTCGTGAGTCTGGACGCCCGGGGCCTGGAGGTGGCCACACACGGCTGGGCGCAGGGCAGCGGCGTCATGGTCGCCGACCTGACGCCAGCTCTGGCCGGCGCAGGCCTGGAAACCCTGATCTTCACGGACGTCACGCGGGACGGCACCCTGCGGGGCCTGGACCGTGACCTGATGCGGCAGGTGCGTCAGTTGTGGACGAACACGCTGATCGTGGGGGGCGGCGTGGCGAACGTGGAGGACGTCCAGCTGCTCCGGGAGGAGCGCATTGAGGGCGCCATCGTGGGCCGCGCCATCTACGAGGGAACACTGCCCTACCCGGTCCAGCTGAACTGA
- a CDS encoding glycosyltransferase family 4 protein has product MRVGIVTATYLPSRNGVATSTALFARGLRDRGHEVRLFAPRHPLMPPHEEGVYRLNSSFAGARALGAPADYPVMLAPGPVLTSRLPLRDLDVLHTMHPFLAGQLALKWSRLSGAPVVYTAHTQYDQYLHYAPMPRRVGRAVLRPHVSAFARRVDAVLAPGRAMVVMLREYGFGGPVGLLPNPVDLASFRAAGGEAFRAQYHVPASAPLVVSLGRLAPEKNLDVMLRAFSQARASRPDLRLLVVGDGPSRELLERNTPDGVAFTGPVPYARVPEALAAADVFLTASTSEVLPMSMIEALAAGAPLVAALSPAALDLIEEGVNGTVRDATPEALASGLLDTLMPGRLPALQAGARASAARYDLPVRAAALEAVYEQVLRRRRRA; this is encoded by the coding sequence GTGCGCGTCGGGATTGTCACTGCCACCTACCTGCCGTCCCGGAACGGGGTGGCGACCAGCACCGCTCTGTTCGCCCGGGGGTTGCGTGACCGGGGGCATGAGGTGCGGCTCTTCGCGCCCCGTCACCCGCTGATGCCGCCGCACGAGGAGGGCGTGTACCGCCTGAATTCCTCGTTCGCGGGTGCGCGGGCGCTCGGCGCCCCGGCGGACTATCCGGTGATGCTGGCGCCGGGGCCGGTGCTCACGTCCCGCCTGCCGCTGCGGGATCTGGACGTGCTGCACACCATGCATCCGTTTCTGGCGGGGCAGCTGGCCCTGAAGTGGTCGCGGCTGTCGGGCGCGCCGGTGGTGTACACGGCGCACACGCAGTACGACCAGTACCTGCACTACGCGCCGATGCCCCGGCGGGTGGGGCGCGCAGTGCTGCGCCCGCACGTGAGTGCCTTCGCGCGCCGCGTGGACGCCGTGCTCGCCCCAGGGCGGGCGATGGTGGTGATGCTGCGCGAGTACGGGTTTGGTGGTCCGGTGGGCCTGCTGCCCAATCCGGTGGATCTCGCGTCATTCCGCGCGGCGGGGGGGGAGGCGTTCCGCGCGCAGTACCACGTGCCGGCCAGCGCGCCACTGGTGGTGTCGCTGGGGCGTCTGGCGCCGGAGAAGAATCTGGACGTGATGCTGCGCGCGTTCAGTCAGGCGCGCGCCAGCCGGCCGGACCTGCGGCTGCTGGTGGTCGGGGACGGCCCCAGCCGCGAACTGCTGGAACGGAACACGCCGGACGGAGTGGCGTTCACCGGACCGGTGCCGTACGCGCGGGTGCCTGAGGCGCTCGCTGCGGCAGATGTGTTCCTGACCGCCAGTACCAGTGAGGTGCTCCCCATGAGCATGATTGAGGCGCTCGCCGCGGGCGCGCCGCTGGTGGCTGCGCTCAGTCCCGCCGCGCTGGACCTGATCGAGGAAGGTGTGAACGGCACGGTGCGTGACGCCACGCCCGAAGCCCTGGCGAGCGGCCTGCTGGATACGCTGATGCCAGGGCGCCTGCCGGCCCTTCAGGCGGGAGCGCGGGCCAGTGCGGCGCGGTACGACCTGCCGGTGCGCGCCGCGGCGCTGGAGGCAGTGTACGAACAGGTTCTGCGGCGCCGGCGCCGCGCCTGA
- a CDS encoding YihY/virulence factor BrkB family protein — MRLKPADLFTLLREAFLAFGQDKAPRLSAAIAYYAMFSVAPLLLLAVAVAGQFLSNSAVLDQLFGPSGLIAQNLGTDAAGFLRGLIKPETLHKGSLVATIAGFVTLFMGATGLFVQLQDALNSMWGADPAPPHGFINILWTRVKSFLLILGIGLLLIVFLGLNTYLSAIAQSLGDRIGAGAFLVRIGTALLSSLFLTPVFAGIYKVLPDVKLEWQEVWVGGAFTAALFTLGQLGIGLYLGQAAPGSAFGAAATLIVLLLWIYYSAMIFFFGAEVTWVYSQKFGTHAGGAANTAKKQALAAQGVDIDTTESEQERAAKESADRPVQDSRGRVLGLPLPKVPRMLPRVARHGEGRVLPSVRGTLWNALTAALAVPAVIVLRVLGLTGGPKR, encoded by the coding sequence ATGAGGCTCAAGCCTGCGGATCTGTTCACCCTGCTGCGCGAGGCGTTCCTGGCCTTCGGGCAGGACAAGGCCCCACGACTGTCGGCCGCCATCGCCTACTACGCGATGTTCAGCGTGGCGCCGCTGCTGCTGCTGGCCGTGGCGGTCGCGGGACAGTTCCTCTCGAATTCCGCCGTGCTTGACCAGCTGTTCGGACCGTCTGGCCTGATCGCGCAGAATCTCGGTACGGACGCCGCCGGGTTTCTGCGCGGCCTGATCAAACCCGAAACGCTGCACAAGGGCAGCCTCGTGGCGACCATCGCGGGCTTCGTGACCCTGTTCATGGGGGCGACCGGCCTGTTCGTGCAGCTGCAGGACGCCCTGAACTCCATGTGGGGCGCGGACCCTGCGCCGCCTCACGGCTTCATCAACATCCTGTGGACCCGCGTGAAATCGTTCCTGCTGATCCTGGGAATCGGACTGCTCCTGATCGTGTTCCTGGGTCTGAACACGTACCTGTCCGCCATCGCGCAGAGCCTCGGCGACCGGATCGGGGCGGGCGCGTTCCTGGTGCGCATCGGCACGGCACTCCTGTCCTCCCTGTTCCTCACCCCGGTGTTCGCCGGAATCTACAAGGTGCTGCCCGACGTGAAACTGGAATGGCAGGAAGTGTGGGTGGGCGGAGCGTTCACCGCGGCGCTGTTCACGCTGGGGCAGCTGGGCATCGGGCTGTACCTGGGGCAGGCGGCGCCCGGCAGTGCCTTTGGCGCCGCGGCGACCCTGATCGTGCTGCTGCTGTGGATCTACTACTCCGCGATGATCTTCTTCTTCGGGGCGGAAGTTACGTGGGTGTACTCCCAGAAGTTCGGAACGCATGCGGGCGGCGCGGCGAACACCGCGAAGAAGCAGGCGCTGGCCGCGCAGGGCGTGGACATCGACACGACCGAGAGCGAGCAGGAACGCGCAGCGAAAGAAAGCGCCGACCGGCCCGTGCAGGACTCACGCGGCCGGGTCCTGGGCCTGCCGCTTCCGAAGGTGCCGCGCATGCTGCCAAGGGTCGCCCGTCACGGCGAGGGCCGGGTGCTGCCCAGTGTGCGCGGCACGCTGTGGAACGCCCTGACGGCGGCGCTGGCCGTGCCGGCCGTGATCGTGCTGCGCGTGCTCGGCCTGACTGGTGGCCCGAAGCGCTGA